One genomic segment of Aquipluma nitroreducens includes these proteins:
- the ftsZ gene encoding cell division protein FtsZ: MIIDELFNFGLERANSSIIKVIGVGGGGCNAVKNMFEEGIEGVNFMVCNTDAQAMQNNPVPVRIQLGVTLTGGRGAGNLPEQGEQAAIENLDDIREMLEGTTKMVFITAGMGGGTGTGAAPVIARLARELEILTIAVVTIPSRSEGKRRFDQALEGVEKLKEHVDSMLVISNEKLHKIYGNLPASQAFKKADNIITTAVKGVAEIITLHGNINIDFADVSTVMAGSEVFIMGTGLAEGPNRAMNAVRQALESPLLDSSSIRGTKDILLNIISGTEEITMSEIGEIIDYLQDEAGQDATIIWGNGTDPKLGDQISVTIIATGFDINPNRLFQPPVEMVELLNEESGFEINLEDDNLFLKNEPVEPKEEPVRAQAYTAKPKKKTRKEKKQLADDPESANVDGWFFRQFTKFFDDKDNSDTPVSEENTNQ; this comes from the coding sequence ATGATTATTGATGAACTATTTAACTTCGGATTAGAACGCGCAAATTCCTCCATTATCAAGGTCATTGGTGTTGGCGGAGGTGGGTGTAATGCCGTCAAAAACATGTTTGAAGAGGGCATTGAAGGTGTAAATTTCATGGTTTGCAATACGGATGCACAGGCGATGCAAAACAATCCTGTGCCGGTAAGAATACAGCTCGGGGTAACCCTCACCGGAGGTCGGGGTGCGGGCAATCTTCCGGAACAGGGAGAGCAGGCTGCCATCGAAAACCTGGACGACATTCGCGAAATGCTGGAGGGGACAACCAAAATGGTGTTTATTACCGCCGGAATGGGAGGCGGAACCGGAACTGGTGCTGCCCCTGTGATTGCCCGACTAGCGCGCGAATTAGAAATTCTGACCATTGCCGTTGTAACTATTCCTTCACGTTCTGAAGGGAAACGAAGGTTCGATCAGGCGCTTGAAGGGGTTGAAAAGTTGAAGGAACATGTGGACAGCATGTTGGTTATTAGCAACGAAAAGCTTCATAAAATATACGGCAATCTCCCCGCATCACAGGCATTTAAGAAAGCTGACAATATCATAACCACTGCGGTAAAAGGAGTTGCCGAAATTATAACACTTCACGGAAATATCAATATCGACTTTGCCGACGTTAGTACGGTGATGGCTGGAAGTGAGGTTTTCATTATGGGAACTGGATTAGCCGAAGGGCCGAACCGTGCCATGAATGCGGTTAGGCAGGCGCTCGAATCGCCATTGCTCGATAGCAGCAGCATCCGTGGAACAAAAGACATTCTGCTCAACATTATCTCCGGAACCGAAGAAATTACCATGAGTGAAATTGGCGAGATCATCGATTATTTGCAGGATGAAGCAGGTCAGGACGCTACCATTATCTGGGGAAATGGTACCGATCCAAAGCTGGGGGACCAGATCAGTGTAACCATTATTGCTACCGGATTCGATATTAATCCAAACCGTTTGTTTCAGCCTCCGGTTGAGATGGTTGAATTGCTGAATGAAGAATCTGGGTTCGAAATCAATCTGGAAGACGATAATTTGTTTCTGAAGAACGAACCGGTCGAACCAAAAGAAGAACCGGTTCGCGCACAGGCATATACCGCAAAACCGAAAAAGAAAACAAGAAAAGAAAAGAAACAATTGGCAGATGATCCGGAAAGTGCCAATGTGGATGGATGGTTTTTTAGGCAGTTTACTAAATTCTTTGACGATAAAGACAATTCTGATACACCTGTTTCGGAAGAGAATACAAATCAATAA
- the ftsZ gene encoding cell division protein FtsZ, with product MSNEIMNFDLTVNSGSIIKVIGVGGGGGNAVNHMYYQGIRDVDFMVCNTDAQALINSPVPYKVQLGSSLTEGRGAGNKPETGRDSAIENIEDVKQVLRNNTKMVFITAGMGGGTGTGGAPVIAQAARELGILTVGIVTIPFRNEGRRRIKQAVEGIAAMEAHVDSLLVINNERIREMYGDSKISDAFAKADNILTTAAKGIAEIITVPGYINVDFADVETVMRNSGVALMGTGIASGVNRAVIAVEQALNSPLLNNNDIMGARNILLNITSGIEEITMDEIGDITDFVQEKAGNSADLIWGNGVDEALGDKISVTIIATGFSTSSIPEMVINQNQEKTYHTLMDDPMDIIPKTKTEVKSSVENELYGSKNVKQKTFEFEINAGGYDEFEELYGSNNAKKESYSEATEPVDFTHTSEEAVDELENIPAYRRKNSKLFSFKKKVDEKFSRFSISPDENNNVVLRDNNSYLHDNVD from the coding sequence ATGTCAAACGAAATTATGAATTTTGATTTAACCGTAAATTCCGGTTCAATCATCAAGGTAATCGGAGTAGGTGGCGGCGGTGGAAATGCCGTAAATCACATGTATTATCAAGGTATTCGTGATGTGGATTTTATGGTTTGCAATACCGATGCCCAGGCATTAATAAATAGTCCGGTTCCGTATAAAGTTCAGTTGGGTTCTTCGCTTACAGAAGGCCGCGGAGCAGGAAATAAACCAGAAACAGGTCGTGATTCAGCAATTGAAAATATCGAAGATGTTAAGCAGGTGCTTCGAAACAATACCAAAATGGTATTTATTACTGCCGGAATGGGTGGTGGTACTGGTACCGGAGGAGCGCCAGTTATTGCGCAGGCTGCCCGCGAGCTTGGCATATTAACTGTTGGTATTGTAACAATTCCTTTCCGGAATGAAGGACGTCGCCGCATCAAACAGGCCGTTGAAGGTATTGCTGCCATGGAAGCTCATGTCGATTCGTTGCTGGTGATCAACAACGAACGCATACGCGAAATGTACGGCGATTCAAAAATATCGGATGCTTTTGCCAAAGCCGATAACATTTTGACGACTGCAGCGAAGGGAATCGCTGAAATCATTACTGTGCCTGGCTATATCAACGTTGACTTTGCCGATGTGGAAACAGTAATGAGAAACAGCGGTGTGGCATTGATGGGAACCGGAATCGCTTCAGGAGTTAATCGTGCTGTTATTGCGGTTGAACAGGCTTTAAATTCGCCTTTGCTCAACAACAACGACATCATGGGAGCTCGCAACATCCTGTTGAATATTACTTCAGGAATTGAAGAAATTACGATGGATGAAATTGGTGACATTACCGACTTCGTTCAGGAAAAGGCTGGTAATTCCGCTGACTTAATTTGGGGAAATGGTGTTGACGAAGCGCTGGGCGATAAAATTTCGGTGACTATTATTGCTACCGGCTTCAGTACAAGCAGTATTCCTGAAATGGTGATCAATCAGAACCAGGAAAAGACTTATCATACCTTGATGGATGATCCGATGGACATCATTCCAAAAACCAAAACCGAAGTTAAATCGTCGGTTGAAAATGAATTGTACGGATCGAAAAATGTGAAGCAAAAAACCTTCGAATTTGAAATCAATGCTGGCGGTTACGATGAATTCGAGGAGTTGTATGGAAGCAACAATGCCAAGAAAGAATCGTATAGCGAAGCCACTGAACCGGTTGATTTTACTCACACTTCGGAGGAGGCTGTTGATGAACTGGAAAATATCCCGGCATACCGCAGAAAGAATTCAAAGCTGTTCAGCTTTAAAAAAAAAGTAGATGAAAAATTTTCAAGGTTTTCTATTTCTCCGGATGAAAATAATAATGTAGTTTTACGTGACAATAATTCGTATTTGCACGATAACGTCGATTAA
- a CDS encoding GatB/YqeY domain-containing protein produces MGLFEQISSDILVAMKAKEKEKLEALRGIKKVMIEAKSAAGATGELTDQECLKIISKLAKQGADSAAIYKEQGRTDLYEQEMFQVQIFEAYLPAKMSDAELTENIQSIIAEVGAAGMKDMGKVMGIASKKLAGLAEGKDISDKVKALLS; encoded by the coding sequence ATGGGTTTATTTGAACAGATAAGTAGTGATATTTTGGTTGCGATGAAGGCTAAAGAGAAGGAAAAACTCGAAGCTTTACGTGGAATCAAAAAAGTAATGATTGAAGCTAAATCGGCTGCAGGTGCAACAGGAGAATTAACCGATCAGGAATGCCTGAAAATTATCTCGAAGCTGGCCAAACAGGGAGCCGATTCTGCTGCAATTTATAAAGAACAAGGCCGTACCGATCTGTATGAGCAGGAAATGTTTCAGGTTCAGATTTTTGAAGCCTATCTTCCTGCAAAAATGTCGGATGCTGAATTAACTGAAAACATCCAGTCAATTATTGCAGAAGTGGGTGCCGCTGGAATGAAAGATATGGGTAAAGTAATGGGAATTGCATCCAAAAAGCTGGCTGGACTAGCCGAAGGGAAAGACATCTCAGATAAAGTAAAAGCGTTGTTAAGCTAA
- a CDS encoding capsule assembly Wzi family protein, which translates to MKIKYYQTLILILVSVILQAQSRSDSIAYSINSRFTGGTGSYAPFLSTTNQYDRFDISPNSLTVWGTLHKEVKKQKTFDYEFGVELDGNISTARSRFFPGEIYAQGKIYFLNVNAGSKREVFGNQDEELSSGGMLWSQNSRPMPKLSIQSDGYVEVPYTKGYLEIKGGLSHGWFENQKDLKGLLLHHKYAYIRMGGSFPVNLSYGVQHVAQWGGRSDVYGSMPATLDNYLRIFLGKSGNSTANWSDQENALGNHIISQNLGLDLKFKAAIVSFYWQSIAEDAPVQKFITNTPTIEDGLWGMSVKLPRFQPLNHFVFEYLSTTDQSGPWHDLDGVIYGGQDGYYTNGLIPNGWSYKGMTIGNPWLTSPKYNKDGSTSIVNNTVRLYYFSGKGTVKSVNYRLTLAYSENYGHTAPIYTSFVKQFSWQLETSTAAKFVKDTQISLGISGDRGSMYGNNLAVILGVSYSGFWKF; encoded by the coding sequence ATGAAAATCAAATATTATCAAACGCTGATCCTTATATTGGTTTCGGTAATACTACAGGCTCAAAGTCGCTCCGATTCAATCGCTTATTCAATTAATTCCAGATTTACCGGAGGAACAGGATCTTACGCTCCTTTTTTATCAACCACAAACCAATACGATCGATTCGACATTTCACCCAACTCATTAACGGTATGGGGAACTTTGCATAAAGAAGTAAAAAAGCAAAAGACCTTTGATTACGAATTTGGAGTAGAACTAGACGGAAATATTTCAACCGCAAGAAGCCGTTTTTTCCCCGGAGAAATCTATGCTCAGGGCAAAATATACTTTCTGAATGTTAATGCAGGTTCTAAACGTGAGGTGTTTGGCAACCAGGACGAAGAACTTTCGAGCGGAGGAATGTTGTGGTCGCAAAACAGCAGACCCATGCCCAAATTGTCAATCCAATCGGATGGATATGTCGAAGTACCTTACACCAAAGGATATCTAGAGATCAAAGGAGGACTTTCGCATGGGTGGTTTGAAAATCAAAAAGACCTTAAAGGGCTATTGCTTCACCATAAATACGCCTATATCCGAATGGGCGGTTCGTTTCCGGTTAACTTATCGTATGGTGTGCAACATGTAGCCCAATGGGGTGGCCGATCAGATGTTTATGGATCAATGCCTGCCACGCTGGATAATTATCTCCGCATTTTCTTGGGAAAAAGTGGTAACTCAACGGCCAACTGGTCCGATCAGGAGAATGCCCTGGGAAATCACATTATCTCCCAAAATCTGGGCCTAGATCTGAAATTTAAAGCTGCAATTGTCTCCTTTTATTGGCAAAGCATTGCAGAAGATGCTCCAGTACAAAAGTTCATTACCAACACTCCCACGATTGAAGATGGATTGTGGGGAATGTCGGTCAAGCTACCCAGATTTCAGCCTTTAAATCATTTTGTATTTGAATATTTGAGTACTACCGATCAAAGTGGTCCTTGGCACGATCTGGATGGTGTTATTTATGGTGGTCAGGACGGTTATTATACGAACGGCTTAATTCCCAACGGATGGAGCTACAAAGGAATGACGATTGGAAATCCATGGCTTACTTCTCCGAAATACAACAAAGATGGATCAACTTCGATAGTCAATAACACCGTCAGGCTTTATTATTTCTCCGGAAAAGGAACGGTTAAATCCGTCAATTATAGATTAACATTGGCTTATTCTGAAAATTACGGGCATACTGCGCCCATTTATACAAGTTTCGTGAAACAATTTTCTTGGCAACTGGAGACTTCAACTGCTGCTAAATTTGTAAAGGATACACAGATAAGCCTTGGAATTTCAGGAGATCGGGGTTCGATGTATGGAAACAACCTTGCTGTAATACTCGGAGTTTCGTATTCCGGATTTTGGAAGTTTTAA